Proteins encoded together in one Caldicellulosiruptor saccharolyticus DSM 8903 window:
- a CDS encoding Mini-ribonuclease 3 — MLSPLVYAYIGDAVYELYVRNKVISENPDLTPYHYYLKTTKYVKASSQAIAIKKLYERLDENEKIIVKRGRNVKSKTVPKNAKLSDYKYATALETLIGYLYLENNTERLEYILSQVYEIITQEQQIGENN; from the coding sequence TTGCTTAGTCCTTTAGTATATGCTTATATCGGTGATGCAGTGTATGAGTTATATGTAAGAAATAAAGTGATATCCGAAAATCCTGATTTGACTCCTTATCATTATTATTTGAAAACTACTAAGTATGTAAAAGCTTCAAGTCAGGCAATAGCCATAAAAAAGTTGTATGAAAGGCTTGATGAAAATGAAAAGATAATTGTGAAAAGAGGTAGAAACGTAAAGAGTAAGACTGTTCCTAAGAATGCAAAGTTAAGTGATTATAAATATGCTACGGCACTTGAAACATTGATTGGTTATTTGTATTTAGAAAACAATACTGAAAGATTAGAGTATATTCTTTCTCAAGTATATGAAATAATAACGCAAGAGCAACAAATAGGGGAGAATAACTAA
- a CDS encoding phosphoglucomutase/phosphomannomutase family protein has product MKKITFGTDGWRGVIADDFTFDNVKIVAQAISDYVLETYENPKIIIGYDYRFHSENFAKICADILSANAIHVLFSNNPIPTPAVAHAVVKKEASGAIMITASHNPYYYNGIKFIPHYGGPANTQITDKIIKNVERIQKEGLKDINPDKDLIEYFDYKEVYLNDILNLIDKKAFKGKQLKVLVNPMYGCGIGYIDEALRRLGCDVKVINNWRDPLFGGHLPEPNLENMKDLLEIIKTEEFDLGLATDGDADRFGVVNPDGQFISANEVIFLLTDYLINTRGKASSVARTVATTSMIDKIAQKHGMRCIETPVGFKYIAECLMKEDALIGGEESGGLSIKGHVPEKDGILADLLVAEAVAKLEKSPKEILDRIESEYGKLYNKRIDVRTTHSKKQEALERVKNFGKDSIAGLKCLEYRTRDGLKVILEDESWFLVRASGTEDLIRIYAESKDAKTLENILSEVKEYLGL; this is encoded by the coding sequence ATGAAGAAAATAACCTTTGGAACAGATGGTTGGCGTGGGGTTATTGCAGACGACTTTACATTTGACAACGTAAAAATTGTTGCTCAAGCTATTTCAGATTATGTCCTGGAAACTTACGAAAATCCGAAAATAATCATTGGTTATGACTATAGATTCCATTCAGAGAACTTTGCAAAGATTTGTGCTGATATTTTGAGTGCAAATGCTATCCATGTACTTTTTTCAAATAATCCGATTCCAACACCTGCTGTTGCTCACGCAGTTGTTAAAAAAGAGGCAAGCGGTGCAATTATGATAACTGCAAGTCACAACCCGTATTACTACAATGGAATAAAGTTCATACCTCATTATGGTGGTCCAGCGAATACACAAATTACTGATAAGATAATAAAAAATGTTGAGAGAATCCAAAAAGAAGGGCTAAAAGATATAAATCCTGACAAAGATCTCATTGAGTATTTTGACTACAAAGAAGTGTATTTGAACGACATATTAAATCTGATAGACAAAAAAGCGTTCAAGGGCAAACAACTAAAAGTGCTTGTAAATCCCATGTATGGTTGTGGGATAGGGTATATTGACGAGGCGCTAAGACGGCTTGGATGTGACGTAAAAGTAATAAACAATTGGCGTGACCCACTTTTTGGTGGTCATTTGCCAGAGCCAAATTTAGAGAATATGAAGGATTTGCTTGAGATTATAAAGACAGAGGAGTTTGATTTAGGGCTTGCAACAGATGGTGATGCTGACAGGTTTGGTGTTGTAAACCCTGATGGTCAGTTTATTTCAGCAAATGAAGTGATATTTTTGTTAACAGATTATTTAATTAACACAAGAGGCAAGGCTTCGTCTGTTGCAAGAACTGTCGCAACAACCTCTATGATTGACAAGATTGCTCAAAAACATGGTATGAGATGCATTGAAACACCAGTTGGGTTTAAGTACATTGCAGAGTGTCTTATGAAAGAGGATGCTTTAATTGGTGGTGAGGAATCAGGTGGACTTTCTATAAAAGGGCATGTGCCGGAAAAGGATGGGATTTTGGCAGACCTTTTGGTTGCAGAGGCGGTTGCAAAGCTTGAAAAATCTCCAAAAGAGATTTTAGATAGAATTGAATCTGAGTATGGAAAGCTATATAATAAAAGAATTGATGTTAGAACCACACATAGCAAAAAACAAGAAGCATTAGAAAGAGTAAAAAATTTTGGCAAAGACAGTATAGCCGGACTTAAATGTTTAGAATACAGGACAAGAGATGGATTAAAGGTTATTTTAGAGGACGAGTCATGGTTTTTGGTAAGAGCCTCTGGTACAGAGGATTTGATTAGAATATATGCAGAAAGCAAGGATGCAAAGACTCTTGAAAATATACTTTCTGAGGTAAAAGAGTATCTGGGCTTATAG
- a CDS encoding ATP-binding protein, whose translation MMTNKKKIIEMINRIYQQRRQNAEIARERKIAQLSSNSKDFAILNEKITKAGLKLSQASLSQNQAEIEKYSKILDSLLQKRTKLLIELGLGSNYLEPEYTCQACQDTGFIVSENGIEVCRCRTQLFIELLYEQSKLKDILKEHNFKNFNLEYYSKEVDPQEGISPYENMLNIIKEVKKFVKNFDKPSQKGLLFYGSTGLGKTFLAHCIAKEIIDKKKTVIFLDSIAFFEILKEKYSKMVRLYDEVDDEEYKSLEEVDLLIIDDLGNEGKSPEFCHGVFQSLLDKRYLTNKKTVITTNYNIDGLLKLYSDKTMGRLHEYFMFLHFFGEDIRVIKAKTQLERRAT comes from the coding sequence ATGATGACGAATAAAAAGAAAATAATTGAGATGATAAACAGGATATATCAGCAACGTCGTCAAAATGCAGAAATTGCAAGAGAAAGAAAGATTGCTCAGCTTTCTTCCAACTCAAAAGATTTTGCTATATTAAATGAAAAGATAACAAAAGCAGGTTTAAAACTTTCACAAGCCTCTCTTTCTCAAAACCAAGCTGAGATAGAAAAGTACTCAAAGATACTTGATAGCTTACTTCAGAAGCGGACAAAACTTTTGATTGAGCTTGGACTTGGAAGTAATTATTTAGAGCCTGAGTACACATGTCAAGCATGCCAAGATACTGGTTTTATTGTAAGTGAAAACGGGATTGAAGTTTGCAGATGTAGAACACAGCTCTTCATAGAACTTTTGTATGAACAGAGTAAGTTAAAAGATATTCTAAAAGAGCATAACTTTAAAAATTTTAACTTAGAATATTATTCAAAAGAGGTAGACCCACAGGAAGGTATTTCCCCCTATGAAAATATGCTAAACATCATAAAAGAAGTAAAAAAATTTGTAAAAAACTTTGACAAACCCTCTCAAAAAGGACTACTTTTTTACGGTAGTACTGGACTTGGAAAGACCTTTTTAGCCCACTGTATTGCCAAAGAGATTATTGACAAGAAAAAAACTGTAATATTTCTTGACAGCATTGCATTTTTCGAGATTCTAAAAGAAAAATATTCCAAAATGGTAAGGCTATATGATGAGGTAGATGATGAAGAGTATAAAAGTCTTGAAGAGGTAGACCTTTTGATTATAGACGACCTTGGGAATGAGGGAAAAAGCCCAGAGTTTTGTCATGGTGTATTCCAAAGCCTTTTGGATAAACGCTACTTGACAAATAAAAAGACGGTTATTACAACAAACTATAATATTGACGGTTTGTTAAAGCTCTATTCAGACAAAACAATGGGAAGGCTTCATGAGTATTTCATGTTTTTGCACTTTTTTGGTGAAGATATCAGGGTTATAAAGGCCAAAACTCAATTAGAAAGGAGAGCTACTTAA
- a CDS encoding DUF1646 family protein encodes MIGGLIVLLLIILFLPFFIKAVEHNLEYFLFIMGIIGVIISKQMSLDLFEHILKNHLLYYITFAVLIAGMLFFFFRNRINTMIELLTHRISIQFFVFVVIVILGLSSSFITAIIASLLLTEIMHHMPLDRNTKVKAIVLACFAIGFGAALTPVGEPLATITISKLKADFFYLARAVGLEIFITILLMAFLAALVVKKASKVDKDEFTESAESIKDVFLRAFKVFVFVFALELLGTAFKPLIDLYIIKLDAQILYWVNMISAIVDNATLAAAEISREMTDEQVRAIILGMIISGGMLIPGNIPNIISAGRFKIKSKEWARIGVPIGLILMAVYFVLVFIIKL; translated from the coding sequence ATGATCGGTGGGTTAATAGTCCTTCTTTTGATTATTTTATTTTTGCCTTTTTTTATTAAGGCAGTAGAACATAATTTAGAGTATTTTTTGTTCATAATGGGTATTATTGGTGTTATTATTTCAAAGCAAATGAGCTTAGATTTATTTGAACATATTCTTAAAAATCATTTGCTTTATTATATAACTTTTGCTGTTTTGATAGCAGGGATGTTGTTTTTCTTCTTTAGAAATAGAATAAACACAATGATAGAATTACTAACTCATAGAATTTCAATTCAGTTTTTTGTGTTTGTTGTAATTGTTATTTTGGGATTAAGTTCAAGTTTTATTACTGCCATAATTGCGTCACTGTTATTAACCGAAATAATGCATCACATGCCACTTGACAGAAACACCAAGGTAAAAGCTATTGTATTAGCGTGCTTTGCAATTGGATTTGGAGCGGCATTGACACCAGTTGGTGAACCATTAGCAACAATTACTATTTCAAAGCTTAAAGCAGACTTTTTCTATTTAGCAAGAGCAGTTGGGTTAGAAATTTTTATCACAATACTGTTAATGGCTTTTTTAGCAGCTCTTGTTGTTAAAAAGGCAAGTAAAGTAGATAAAGATGAATTTACTGAAAGTGCAGAGAGCATTAAAGATGTGTTTTTAAGGGCTTTTAAGGTTTTTGTATTCGTATTTGCACTTGAACTGTTAGGGACTGCTTTTAAACCCTTGATAGATTTGTACATTATAAAGTTAGATGCCCAAATTCTTTATTGGGTAAACATGATTTCTGCAATAGTGGATAATGCTACCCTCGCAGCTGCAGAAATTTCAAGAGAAATGACAGATGAACAGGTCCGAGCAATTATTCTTGGAATGATTATAAGTGGAGGAATGTTAATTCCAGGAAATATACCAAATATAATCTCTGCAGGAAGGTTCAAAATTAAAAGTAAAGAGTGGGCAAGGATTGGAGTTCCGATAGGTTTGATTTTGATGGCTGTATATTTTGTTTTGGTGTTTATAATTAAACTGTAA
- the thyX gene encoding FAD-dependent thymidylate synthase — translation MSFKVVLLSHTPDPEKVVATAAKLCYSNTSVENIYDKLDSEAVKNFLNLLIDVGHESPLEHVSFTFGIEGVSRSFTHQLVRHRIASYSQQSQRYVRLDGFDYVIPPSIEEDQELKNIFIDTMNEIAKSYRVLTEKLQEKHKRVLISKGLSEKEALKKAEKMAIEDARYVLPNACETKIIMTMNARELLHFFNERCCNRAQWEIRSVADKILEIVKGIAPNLFKFAGPKCIKLGYCPEGKFSCGEYDKVRQKYLGKREKDEDN, via the coding sequence ATGAGTTTTAAGGTTGTTCTTTTGTCGCATACACCCGACCCTGAAAAGGTTGTAGCAACAGCTGCAAAGCTTTGTTACTCAAATACATCAGTTGAAAATATTTATGATAAGCTCGATAGCGAAGCAGTTAAAAACTTTTTAAATCTCTTGATTGATGTTGGTCATGAGTCTCCACTTGAGCATGTAAGTTTTACATTTGGGATTGAAGGGGTTAGCAGGAGCTTTACGCACCAGCTTGTCAGACACAGGATTGCTTCATATTCTCAGCAGTCTCAAAGGTATGTGAGACTTGATGGGTTTGACTATGTAATCCCGCCAAGTATAGAAGAGGACCAAGAGCTTAAAAATATATTCATAGACACAATGAATGAGATTGCAAAAAGTTATAGAGTTTTGACAGAAAAGTTGCAGGAAAAACACAAAAGAGTTCTTATTAGCAAGGGTTTAAGTGAAAAAGAGGCTTTGAAGAAAGCAGAGAAGATGGCAATAGAAGATGCAAGGTATGTTCTTCCCAACGCTTGTGAGACAAAGATAATCATGACAATGAACGCAAGAGAACTTTTACATTTTTTTAATGAACGATGTTGTAACAGAGCTCAGTGGGAGATAAGAAGCGTTGCTGATAAAATTTTGGAGATAGTAAAAGGTATTGCGCCAAATTTATTCAAATTTGCAGGTCCCAAATGTATAAAGCTCGGCTATTGCCCAGAAGGCAAGTTTTCTTGTGGGGAGTATGATAAGGTCAGACAAAAATACCTTGGAAAGAGGGAAAAAGATGAGGACAATTGA
- a CDS encoding DnaD domain protein yields the protein MLKVFIQQRVQNFVVITYDFIKNHMPFSDGEFVKVYIYLKFLLQNKVETIEINKIAQDLNLLESDVIKALEFWSERRLIKLTKDADGNITIDFLDEKLEFEKIENTPTPPVYTTEDLSRFYETDEKFRGLLEFAQKQYCRTFNKNDIDVLLEIYDWLKLPIEVIYLLINYVTINKNNKNLKYLEQMAIKWKELNIDSIEKAEEYIRSQEDTSRIKRLVLQNLGIYHRAPTKVEDEIMNVWINDWKMPEEVIMYALTLTKNVNNPTVNYVNGIIKRWYEAGLRSLESIKKFELENAQKREKNKKQSSSKKALYEERDPSTYTALEELYKKALRGNRDDDDDE from the coding sequence ATGCTAAAGGTCTTTATTCAACAAAGGGTTCAAAATTTTGTTGTAATCACTTATGACTTTATTAAAAATCATATGCCTTTTTCTGACGGGGAGTTCGTAAAGGTATACATATACTTAAAGTTCTTGCTTCAAAACAAAGTGGAAACTATTGAGATAAACAAGATTGCACAAGACTTAAACCTTCTTGAAAGTGATGTAATCAAAGCTCTTGAATTTTGGTCAGAAAGAAGACTGATAAAGCTCACAAAAGATGCAGATGGAAATATAACAATTGATTTTTTGGACGAAAAGCTTGAGTTTGAAAAGATTGAAAATACACCTACACCCCCTGTCTACACAACTGAAGACTTATCAAGGTTTTACGAAACAGATGAAAAATTCAGGGGACTTCTTGAATTTGCTCAAAAGCAATACTGCAGGACTTTCAATAAAAACGATATAGACGTGCTTCTTGAGATTTATGATTGGTTAAAGCTCCCTATTGAGGTAATATATCTTCTCATCAACTATGTGACAATTAATAAGAATAATAAGAATCTTAAATACCTTGAACAAATGGCAATTAAGTGGAAAGAGCTGAATATAGATAGTATCGAAAAGGCTGAGGAGTACATAAGGTCACAAGAGGACACAAGTAGAATAAAGAGGCTTGTACTTCAAAACCTTGGAATATATCACAGAGCTCCAACTAAAGTCGAAGATGAGATTATGAACGTTTGGATAAACGATTGGAAGATGCCTGAAGAGGTCATAATGTATGCTCTAACTCTTACAAAAAATGTAAACAACCCAACTGTAAACTATGTAAATGGTATAATAAAGCGATGGTATGAAGCAGGACTAAGAAGTTTAGAGTCAATCAAAAAGTTTGAGCTTGAAAATGCACAAAAGAGGGAAAAGAACAAAAAACAGTCAAGTTCTAAGAAAGCTTTATACGAGGAAAGAGATCCATCTACATATACAGCTCTTGAAGAACTTTATAAAAAAGCATTGAGAGGGAATAGAGATGACGATGATGACGAATAA
- a CDS encoding NYN domain-containing protein → MVDGYNFINAWSKLKEIAKDDLEVARKKLIDILADFSGYKGYRITVVFDSHLVKGAQRKKEVINNIEVVFTKEGETADNYIEKYVYENAKYESIAVVTSDYLEQLMILGNGAVRMPPRELIYEIENYKKELEKKTNEKIRRKDRLEDTLDSSILEKLEKFKKRLDQA, encoded by the coding sequence ATGGTTGACGGCTACAACTTTATAAACGCTTGGAGCAAGTTAAAAGAGATTGCTAAGGATGATTTAGAAGTAGCACGAAAAAAACTTATAGATATTTTGGCTGACTTTTCGGGGTATAAAGGGTATAGAATAACAGTTGTTTTTGACTCACATTTAGTAAAAGGTGCTCAGCGAAAAAAAGAAGTTATAAATAACATAGAAGTGGTATTTACTAAAGAAGGTGAGACGGCTGATAACTACATAGAAAAGTATGTCTATGAAAATGCAAAGTATGAATCAATAGCAGTTGTGACATCTGATTACTTAGAGCAGCTTATGATTTTAGGGAATGGAGCTGTTAGAATGCCTCCAAGAGAGCTTATATATGAGATTGAGAATTACAAAAAGGAGCTTGAGAAGAAGACGAACGAAAAGATAAGGAGAAAAGACAGACTTGAAGATACGCTTGATAGTAGCATTCTTGAAAAGTTAGAGAAATTCAAAAAAAGATTAGACCAAGCTTGA
- a CDS encoding RNA polymerase sporulation sigma factor SigH has translation MTSQKQLLNFKECTDEELVKYSREGIKEATEELLNRYQNLVKAKCRMYFLIGAEKDDIYQEGMIGLFKAVRDFDETKYPAFKLFAELCITRQVITAIKTASRQKHIPLNTYISLNKPVYEENDERTLLDTIANSFISDPEEVMITKEEFENALNVITGCLSPFEYKVLNLYLEGRSYQEIAEMIHKDVKSIDNALQRVKKKIEKYLNTSE, from the coding sequence TTGACATCACAAAAACAACTTTTAAATTTCAAAGAGTGTACAGATGAAGAACTTGTAAAGTATTCGCGCGAGGGTATCAAAGAGGCTACAGAAGAGCTTTTAAATAGGTATCAAAACCTTGTAAAGGCAAAGTGTAGAATGTACTTTTTAATTGGTGCTGAAAAGGATGACATTTATCAAGAAGGCATGATAGGGCTTTTTAAAGCTGTACGTGATTTTGATGAGACCAAGTATCCTGCCTTTAAGTTATTTGCTGAACTCTGTATCACAAGGCAGGTGATAACTGCAATAAAGACAGCAAGTAGGCAAAAGCATATACCTCTTAACACGTACATATCACTGAACAAACCCGTTTATGAAGAGAATGACGAGAGGACTTTGCTTGACACAATTGCTAACTCTTTTATCTCTGATCCGGAAGAGGTTATGATTACAAAGGAGGAGTTTGAAAACGCCTTAAATGTCATCACAGGGTGTCTAAGTCCATTTGAGTACAAGGTTCTAAACCTATACCTTGAAGGAAGGAGCTATCAAGAAATTGCCGAGATGATTCACAAAGATGTGAAATCAATTGACAATGCTCTGCAACGTGTAAAAAAGAAGATTGAAAAGTATTTAAATACTTCTGAATAA
- a CDS encoding aminotransferase class I/II-fold pyridoxal phosphate-dependent enzyme — MEAGQNKVTKEDQSRTPLFDAVKRHIEKNIIPFHVPGHKYGRGLKEFTDFVGQNVMLMDLNGMEDLDNANNPIGVIYEAEKLFASAFGAQYAYFLVNGTTSGVQTMIMSACEPGDEIILPRNAHKSAFGGIILSGAIPVYVQPEVNEELGITMGVTIENVKKAILKHPHAKAVFVINPTYYGIASDLKSITRTAHKFGMAVLVDEAHGAHMGFHNDFPLTAMEVGADMSAVSTHKTGGSLTQSSVLLLRGHRIQPETVKQVLNLTMTTSSSYILMCSIDVARKQLAMYGEEMLEETLRLARMAREEINKIEGLYAFGKELIGTPGVYDFDETKLGINVRRLGITGYEAERILRDEYNIQIEMSDLYNILAIISLGDTQESVEKLIEALRDMAKKLGVKDVKTPTIVLHSPQVIVSPRDAFYSSKKVVELDNAVGEISGEMVMAYPPGIPLILPGERITKDLVDYIKLLKEEDCQLQGTADPYVNTIRVLGTAD, encoded by the coding sequence ATGGAGGCAGGGCAGAATAAGGTGACAAAGGAGGACCAGAGCAGAACACCCCTTTTTGATGCTGTAAAAAGACACATTGAGAAAAACATCATTCCATTTCATGTGCCAGGTCACAAGTATGGTAGAGGCTTGAAGGAGTTTACTGATTTTGTCGGGCAGAACGTCATGCTAATGGACCTAAATGGTATGGAAGATTTGGACAATGCAAACAATCCGATTGGAGTTATCTACGAGGCTGAAAAGCTTTTTGCAAGTGCATTTGGTGCTCAATATGCATACTTTTTGGTAAACGGTACAACATCTGGTGTCCAGACAATGATAATGTCGGCATGCGAACCTGGGGATGAGATAATACTGCCTCGAAATGCGCACAAGAGTGCGTTTGGCGGAATAATTCTGAGTGGAGCAATTCCAGTGTATGTACAGCCAGAGGTAAATGAAGAGCTTGGGATTACAATGGGCGTGACAATTGAGAATGTGAAAAAAGCCATCTTAAAACATCCTCATGCAAAAGCTGTATTTGTTATCAATCCAACGTACTATGGTATAGCAAGTGATTTAAAGTCTATAACTCGAACTGCCCACAAATTTGGTATGGCAGTTTTAGTTGATGAGGCTCATGGTGCTCATATGGGCTTTCACAACGATTTTCCACTGACCGCTATGGAAGTTGGTGCTGATATGAGTGCTGTGTCAACCCACAAGACAGGTGGGTCACTTACTCAAAGCTCTGTACTTCTTTTGCGAGGTCACAGGATTCAACCGGAGACAGTAAAACAGGTTTTGAACCTTACTATGACAACAAGTTCATCCTATATCTTGATGTGTTCAATTGACGTTGCGCGAAAACAGCTTGCTATGTATGGTGAAGAGATGTTAGAAGAGACTTTGAGACTTGCCAGAATGGCAAGGGAAGAGATAAACAAGATTGAAGGACTTTATGCATTTGGGAAAGAGCTGATTGGAACACCTGGTGTTTATGATTTTGATGAAACAAAACTTGGAATCAACGTTCGAAGGCTTGGTATCACTGGTTATGAAGCAGAGAGGATTCTGAGAGATGAGTACAACATCCAGATAGAGATGTCAGACCTTTACAATATTTTGGCAATAATCTCGTTGGGTGATACCCAAGAGAGTGTAGAAAAGCTAATTGAAGCGCTTAGAGATATGGCAAAGAAGCTTGGTGTAAAAGATGTAAAGACTCCAACAATAGTGCTTCACTCACCACAGGTTATTGTTTCGCCACGTGATGCTTTTTACAGCTCAAAGAAGGTTGTTGAGCTGGACAATGCAGTTGGCGAGATTTCTGGTGAGATGGTAATGGCATATCCGCCAGGAATACCACTTATTTTGCCTGGTGAGAGAATAACAAAAGACCTTGTTGACTATATTAAACTCCTGAAAGAGGAGGACTGTCAGCTTCAAGGTACTGCTGACCCGTATGTCAATACAATTAGAGTTTTAGGTACCGCTGATTGA
- the rlmB gene encoding 23S rRNA (guanosine(2251)-2'-O)-methyltransferase RlmB has protein sequence MRTIEGKNPVKEALNSSTQITEVYISNTTKDKSISEIINLCKQKGIVVKFVDKSKIDKMSKTKNPQGVIAIAQEYKYWDIDDLLLEAANKGEKPFLVLLDEITDPHNFGSIIRSAHLCGAHGIITEARNSCPITPTVEKASAGAIEHIKVARVVNLRRTIDSLKEKGVWVYAADNNAEKFVYDCDFKIPICIIIGSEGKGISRLVKEGADFLVKIPQKGKINSYNASVAAGIIFFEVLKQRMQEGEGKGALHG, from the coding sequence ATGAGGACAATTGAAGGCAAAAATCCAGTGAAAGAGGCACTAAATAGCAGCACTCAAATAACAGAGGTATATATATCAAATACTACAAAGGATAAGAGCATATCTGAGATTATAAACCTTTGCAAACAAAAAGGCATTGTTGTGAAGTTTGTTGATAAAAGCAAGATTGACAAGATGTCAAAGACGAAAAATCCACAGGGGGTAATTGCTATTGCTCAGGAGTATAAGTACTGGGATATAGATGACCTTTTGCTTGAAGCAGCAAATAAAGGGGAAAAGCCTTTTTTAGTGTTATTAGACGAAATTACTGACCCACACAATTTTGGTTCAATTATAAGGTCTGCACATTTATGTGGTGCGCATGGTATTATTACTGAAGCAAGGAATTCATGCCCGATCACCCCTACTGTTGAAAAAGCTTCAGCTGGTGCAATTGAACACATTAAAGTAGCAAGAGTTGTGAATTTGAGAAGAACAATAGACAGCCTAAAAGAAAAGGGTGTTTGGGTGTATGCAGCAGACAATAATGCGGAAAAGTTTGTTTATGATTGTGATTTTAAAATTCCAATTTGTATTATAATTGGCTCTGAAGGCAAGGGAATTTCAAGGCTTGTAAAAGAAGGAGCTGATTTTTTAGTTAAAATTCCTCAAAAAGGAAAGATTAACTCTTATAATGCTTCTGTTGCGGCTGGAATTATCTTTTTTGAAGTTTTAAAACAAAGAATGCAAGAAGGAGAAGGAAAAGGTGCACTTCATGGTTGA
- the fabZ gene encoding 3-hydroxyacyl-ACP dehydratase FabZ: MYDVTSILQILPHRYPFLLVDRIIEIEEGKKAKGIKNVTINEPFFQGHFPGNPVMPGVLIVEAMAQVGAVAILSKEEFKGKTPFFAGIDKVRFKKVVRPGDVLLIETELISLKGYIGKAKATAYVEGEVVCEGELLFAIK, encoded by the coding sequence ATGTACGATGTTACTAGCATATTGCAGATTTTACCACACAGGTACCCATTTTTGCTTGTTGACAGAATAATTGAGATAGAAGAGGGAAAAAAGGCAAAGGGTATAAAGAATGTGACAATAAATGAGCCATTTTTCCAAGGACACTTTCCGGGGAACCCTGTTATGCCAGGTGTTTTAATTGTTGAGGCAATGGCACAGGTTGGGGCTGTTGCTATACTCTCAAAGGAAGAGTTTAAGGGCAAAACACCATTTTTTGCAGGAATTGATAAGGTGAGATTTAAAAAAGTTGTTAGACCAGGGGATGTGCTTTTGATAGAAACAGAGCTGATTTCACTAAAAGGGTATATTGGGAAAGCAAAGGCAACTGCTTATGTGGAAGGTGAAGTTGTTTGCGAAGGAGAGCTACTGTTTGCAATTAAGTAG